In Pseudomonas fluorescens, one genomic interval encodes:
- a CDS encoding chemotaxis protein CheY, with product MINKTLRILIADPQHFHRMKIERLFNGLEYFRIAPVQSLLELLTLVDYGCEPFDVVVINAELAAGSLDLPGFFLNNPHVRHALIYNEPSAPALTPAGFAQENLQISPVALPNAAAIKHLMARVDVAPVCAANAWNPAPALQRRA from the coding sequence ATGATCAATAAAACCCTGCGCATCCTGATTGCCGATCCGCAGCATTTTCACCGGATGAAAATCGAGCGCCTGTTCAATGGCCTTGAATACTTCCGCATCGCTCCGGTACAGAGTCTGCTTGAGCTGCTGACCCTGGTGGACTACGGCTGTGAACCGTTCGACGTCGTGGTCATCAACGCCGAGCTGGCGGCCGGATCGCTGGACCTGCCGGGGTTTTTCCTCAACAACCCGCATGTGCGCCACGCGCTGATCTATAACGAGCCCTCGGCGCCTGCGCTGACACCCGCCGGCTTCGCTCAGGAAAACCTGCAGATCAGCCCCGTCGCCTTGCCCAATGCGGCCGCGATCAAGCACCTGATGGCGCGGGTCGACGTTGCCCCGGTGTGTGCAGCTAATGCCTGGAACCCGGCGCCAGCCTTGCAACGCCGGGCTTGA
- a CDS encoding response regulator transcription factor codes for MKSALIVDDHPVVRAAVKLVLEAERFRVIHEASSASEALELSREHKPELVILDLKLPGVGGLEALERLKANDPECRVLIFTSQDPLHYQDRCLRSGAMGYVAKTNQLLQLHKAVQALMSGYSYFAALPDSGSVSTPSHRSEKQLIDELSNRELNILVQLALGKPNKKIAAEMFLSHKTVSTYKTRLIKKLGLHSKSAVYLREFAKRNDLI; via the coding sequence ATGAAGTCAGCGCTGATCGTCGACGATCATCCGGTGGTGCGGGCTGCCGTGAAACTTGTGCTCGAAGCCGAAAGGTTCAGGGTGATTCATGAAGCGTCGAGCGCCAGCGAAGCCCTGGAGCTTAGCCGTGAGCACAAACCGGAACTGGTGATACTCGATCTCAAGTTGCCGGGGGTGGGTGGACTGGAAGCGCTGGAGCGGCTCAAGGCCAACGACCCCGAATGCAGGGTGCTGATTTTTACTTCTCAGGATCCGCTGCACTATCAGGATCGCTGTCTGCGTAGTGGCGCCATGGGTTACGTGGCTAAAACCAACCAGTTGCTGCAATTGCACAAGGCTGTCCAGGCGCTGATGTCGGGCTACTCCTATTTTGCTGCACTGCCTGATAGCGGCTCTGTGTCGACCCCGTCGCACCGCAGCGAAAAACAGCTGATCGACGAGCTCTCCAACCGAGAACTGAACATTCTCGTGCAGTTGGCTCTGGGTAAGCCCAACAAGAAAATCGCCGCTGAAATGTTCCTCAGCCACAAGACCGTCAGCACCTACAAAACCCGCTTGATAAAAAAGCTGGGTCTGCACTCAAAGTCAGCGGTGTACTTGCGCGAATTCGCCAAGCGCAACGATTTGATCTGA
- a CDS encoding transporter substrate-binding domain-containing protein, whose translation MNLRRWWCVLWLSITATCWASESPQPLELLSQAALENIQVPLDPQDQQWLRRHPTLRMGISGPDYPPFEITRNRQELEGLTADYAELLAQLLGVRIEVQRYANRDAVMSALKRGELDLLGTSNNFELADPDFILSRPYAEDQPMLVTRLDETLPADLAGKRIAMVEDYLPLTSVQAFYPDAKVQRYSSAMDALGAVAFGVDDGYLGDLISANYLINTNYRNDLQLAGPSGLDANPFGFALLRSDVRLKRIIDKALAAIPMERRQLIEQRWSAGRAQMAAQSQVRLSASEQQWLEQHPRVRVGVIEDFAPLTFFDADGRFNGLSAQLLNLISQRTGLQFEVVRGHSLDRQIEQLKAGELDVLPVVTPSSERETELQFTRAYLNNPFVLVSATTAGSPRSLGDLPGKRLAIYRGHPLHDFILQQVPGIRLVEVRSPAEGMEQIAKGQADVTVSSLLVARFLIARHYRERLRITNTIGDQPARIALATAAQDTALHTILNKALLSIAPQQMDELVERWSHDVVVEESYWQRHRREILLAFAGAAGLLLLALAWIGFQRSQLRQRQQWLQQLQQAKDAADDANRAKTTFLATMSHEIRTPMNALIGMLEMALKRAEEGVTDKLAIEVASAAGQQLLALIGDILDIARIESGHLSLAPQRANLREQVIAVCRVFEGLAREKRLLWQVELDAHSDVDVMLDPTRFKQVLSNLLSNAIKFTEQGQVSLRLLCSAMPSGILAVVVVIADSGIGISADDRKRLFSPFVQAANQGQSARSGSGLGLVISRNLCEMMGGTLRLDSEPGHGTRVEVNLQLPLLTALEPETAGPQVADTPARSLSVLVVDDHPVNRLLLCRQLGELGHATVDVEDGELGLQRWRTQAFDVLITDCNMPRRNGYELARTLREEEAASGRARCLILGFTANAQVEEKVRCLEAGMDDCLFKPIRLHDLQQALKAASRGDGDQLSDPAPPLPEIDLSALEQMAGDNPAVMQRLREQVLRSLHDDLQRLDAARQPQDLSELSTLAHHIKGGAQMVGAARVAAACSDLEQACRDAETLTVHRSVDTLRRAMHDLAQRLQD comes from the coding sequence GTGAATCTGCGACGCTGGTGGTGCGTGCTCTGGTTGAGCATCACGGCCACCTGCTGGGCCAGTGAGTCGCCGCAGCCTCTGGAGTTGTTGAGCCAGGCAGCACTGGAGAACATTCAGGTCCCGCTCGACCCCCAGGATCAACAGTGGCTACGCCGCCATCCGACGTTGCGCATGGGGATTTCCGGGCCCGATTATCCACCGTTCGAGATCACGCGGAATCGGCAGGAGCTGGAAGGTCTCACCGCCGACTATGCCGAGTTGCTGGCGCAACTGCTCGGGGTTCGGATCGAGGTGCAACGCTACGCAAACCGCGACGCGGTGATGAGCGCACTCAAGCGCGGCGAACTCGATCTGCTGGGCACCTCGAACAATTTCGAGCTGGCCGATCCAGATTTCATCTTGTCGCGCCCCTATGCCGAAGACCAACCGATGCTGGTGACCCGGCTCGACGAAACGTTACCGGCCGACCTGGCAGGCAAACGCATCGCCATGGTCGAGGACTACCTGCCGCTGACCAGCGTGCAGGCGTTCTACCCCGACGCGAAGGTGCAGCGTTACTCCTCGGCAATGGATGCGCTGGGTGCGGTGGCGTTTGGTGTCGATGACGGCTATCTCGGCGATCTGATCAGTGCCAATTACCTGATCAACACCAATTACCGCAATGACCTGCAACTGGCCGGGCCGTCGGGGCTGGATGCCAATCCCTTCGGTTTCGCCCTGCTGCGCAGTGACGTACGCCTCAAACGCATTATCGACAAGGCGCTGGCGGCGATTCCCATGGAGCGTCGTCAACTGATCGAGCAGCGCTGGAGCGCAGGGCGCGCGCAAATGGCCGCGCAGTCGCAGGTGCGCCTCAGTGCCAGCGAGCAGCAGTGGCTGGAGCAACATCCGCGGGTGCGGGTCGGCGTGATCGAAGACTTCGCACCGCTGACGTTTTTTGATGCCGACGGACGATTCAACGGGCTGTCGGCGCAGTTGCTCAACCTGATCAGTCAGCGTACCGGGCTGCAATTCGAAGTGGTTCGGGGGCATTCGCTGGATCGTCAGATTGAGCAGCTCAAGGCCGGTGAACTCGACGTGTTGCCGGTGGTGACCCCGAGCAGCGAACGGGAAACCGAGCTGCAATTCACCCGTGCCTACCTGAATAATCCGTTTGTGCTGGTCAGCGCGACGACGGCCGGCAGCCCGCGCAGCCTCGGCGATCTGCCGGGCAAGCGGCTGGCGATTTATCGCGGTCATCCATTGCACGACTTTATTCTGCAGCAGGTGCCCGGGATTCGCCTGGTGGAGGTGCGCAGCCCGGCCGAGGGCATGGAGCAGATCGCCAAAGGCCAGGCCGACGTGACCGTCAGCTCGCTGCTGGTGGCGCGTTTTCTGATTGCCCGTCATTACCGCGAGCGCCTGCGCATCACCAACACGATCGGCGATCAGCCGGCACGCATTGCCCTGGCGACCGCAGCGCAGGATACGGCGCTGCACACGATTCTGAACAAGGCGTTGCTGAGCATCGCGCCGCAGCAGATGGACGAACTGGTCGAGCGCTGGAGCCATGACGTGGTCGTGGAAGAGAGCTACTGGCAGCGTCATCGCCGCGAAATCCTGCTGGCGTTTGCCGGTGCGGCAGGGCTGCTGTTGCTGGCCTTGGCCTGGATCGGTTTTCAGCGCTCGCAGCTGCGTCAGCGTCAGCAGTGGCTGCAACAGTTGCAGCAGGCCAAGGATGCCGCCGACGACGCCAATCGGGCCAAGACTACGTTTCTGGCGACCATGAGCCATGAAATCCGCACGCCGATGAATGCCCTGATCGGCATGCTCGAAATGGCCCTCAAGCGTGCCGAGGAGGGCGTCACCGACAAGCTGGCAATCGAGGTCGCGTCCGCTGCCGGCCAGCAATTACTGGCGTTGATCGGTGATATTCTCGATATCGCACGCATCGAGTCCGGGCATTTGTCCCTCGCGCCGCAGCGGGCCAATCTGCGCGAACAAGTGATCGCGGTGTGCCGCGTATTCGAAGGGCTGGCGCGGGAGAAACGCCTGCTGTGGCAGGTCGAACTGGATGCGCACAGTGACGTCGACGTCATGCTCGACCCGACACGCTTCAAGCAAGTGCTGTCAAACCTGTTGAGCAACGCGATCAAGTTCACCGAGCAGGGTCAGGTGAGCCTGCGTTTGTTATGCTCTGCGATGCCGTCCGGGATCCTGGCGGTCGTGGTGGTGATTGCAGACAGCGGAATCGGCATCAGTGCCGATGACCGCAAACGCCTGTTCAGTCCGTTCGTCCAGGCCGCTAACCAGGGCCAGTCAGCGCGTAGCGGCTCGGGATTGGGCCTGGTGATCAGCCGTAACCTCTGCGAAATGATGGGCGGCACACTGCGCCTGGACAGCGAGCCGGGGCATGGAACGCGGGTTGAGGTAAACCTGCAGCTGCCGCTGTTGACCGCGCTCGAACCCGAGACGGCAGGCCCGCAAGTGGCGGACACGCCAGCGCGTTCGCTGAGCGTGCTGGTGGTGGACGATCATCCGGTCAACCGCTTGCTCCTGTGCCGGCAACTGGGTGAACTGGGCCACGCTACGGTCGATGTCGAGGATGGTGAGCTGGGCTTGCAGCGCTGGCGAACACAGGCTTTCGATGTGCTGATCACCGATTGCAACATGCCCCGGCGCAACGGTTACGAACTCGCTCGGACACTTCGTGAAGAAGAGGCGGCGAGCGGTCGGGCACGCTGCCTGATCCTCGGCTTCACTGCCAACGCGCAGGTCGAGGAGAAAGTCCGTTGTCTTGAGGCCGGCATGGACGATTGTCTGTTCAAGCCGATTCGCTTGCACGATCTGCAACAGGCATTGAAGGCGGCCAGTCGCGGTGACGGTGACCAGCTGTCGGACCCGGCACCGCCGTTGCCCGAGATCGACCTGAGCGCGCTTGAACAGATGGCCGGGGACAATCCTGCAGTGATGCAGCGCCTGCGCGAACAAGTGTTGCGCAGTCTGCACGACGATCTGCAACGGCTGGACGCTGCGCGCCAGCCACAGGATCTGAGCGAATTAAGCACCCTGGCGCATCACATCAAGGGCGGTGCGCAAATGGTCGGTGCGGCGCGAGTGGCGGCGGCGTGCAGCGATCTCGAACAGGCGTGTCGCGACGCCGAAACCCTGACTGTCCACCGCTCGGTGGACACGCTGCGCAGGGCCATGCACGACCTCGCGCAGCGGCTTCAGGACTGA
- the dkgB gene encoding 2,5-didehydrogluconate reductase DkgB produces MSVPAFGLGTFRLQGQVVIDSVRTGLELGYRAIDTAQIYENEAEVGQAIAASGIAREELFITSKIWIANFAKDRLIESLKESLQKLQTDYLDLTLIHWPSPEDQVPVAEFMGALLEAKRLGLTRQIGVSNFTIELMQQAIAAVGAENIATNQIELHPYLQNRKVVEFARSQGIQITSYMTLAYGEVLKDPVIQQIAERLQATPAQVTLAWAMQSGYAVIPSSTKRANLQSNLGATTLTLSESDIALIAGLERGHRLTSPKGIAPQWD; encoded by the coding sequence ATGTCTGTTCCCGCTTTTGGTCTGGGTACGTTTCGCCTGCAAGGTCAGGTGGTCATCGATTCGGTGCGCACCGGCCTTGAACTCGGTTACCGCGCCATCGACACCGCGCAGATCTACGAGAACGAAGCCGAGGTCGGCCAGGCCATCGCCGCCAGCGGCATTGCTCGCGAAGAGTTGTTCATCACCAGCAAGATCTGGATCGCCAACTTCGCCAAGGATCGTCTGATCGAGAGCCTCAAGGAAAGCCTGCAGAAATTGCAGACCGACTACCTCGACCTGACGCTGATCCACTGGCCGTCGCCGGAGGATCAGGTGCCGGTCGCCGAATTCATGGGCGCGCTGCTCGAAGCCAAGCGTCTGGGCCTGACCCGGCAGATCGGGGTGTCCAACTTCACCATCGAGCTGATGCAACAAGCCATCGCAGCGGTCGGCGCGGAAAACATCGCCACCAACCAGATCGAGCTGCACCCGTACCTGCAAAATCGCAAAGTGGTCGAGTTCGCCCGCAGCCAGGGCATCCAGATCACCTCCTACATGACCCTTGCCTATGGCGAAGTGCTGAAGGATCCGGTGATCCAGCAGATCGCTGAACGCCTGCAAGCGACCCCGGCGCAAGTCACCCTGGCCTGGGCGATGCAGTCGGGTTACGCGGTGATTCCATCGTCGACCAAACGCGCCAACCTGCAGAGTAACCTCGGCGCCACCACGCTGACCCTGAGCGAATCCGACATAGCGCTGATCGCCGGTCTGGAGCGCGGCCATCGTCTGACCAGCCCGAAAGGCATTGCCCCGCAGTGGGATTGA
- a CDS encoding pirin family protein, with translation MKNIIGIYTSPRGHWVGDGFPVRTLFSYDNLGKHISPFLLLDHAGPAEFTPTTERRGVGQHPHRGFETVTIVYDGEVQHRDSTGSGGTIGPGDVQWMTAASGILHEEFHSDDFARTGGKLEMVQLWVNLPAKDKMAAPGYQTILDGDIPNIALKDDAGRLRLIAGEFEGQKGPSHTFTPIDVWDLRLHAGKLLTLDLHEGRNTALVLLKGSVTINGAQTAGVGQLVLFERDGRQLTLEVSEDAVVLLLSGEPIDEPIVGHGPFVMNTEQEIHQAFADFQSGRFGQMHG, from the coding sequence ATGAAAAACATCATCGGTATCTACACCAGCCCTCGCGGCCATTGGGTCGGCGATGGTTTCCCGGTGCGCACTCTGTTTTCCTATGACAACCTGGGCAAACACATCAGCCCGTTCCTGCTGCTCGATCACGCAGGCCCGGCCGAATTCACCCCGACCACCGAGCGCCGTGGCGTCGGCCAGCACCCGCACCGTGGTTTTGAAACGGTGACCATCGTCTACGACGGCGAAGTGCAGCACCGCGACTCCACCGGCAGCGGCGGCACCATCGGCCCCGGCGATGTGCAGTGGATGACCGCCGCGTCCGGGATCCTCCACGAGGAGTTCCACTCGGATGATTTCGCCAGAACCGGCGGCAAGCTGGAAATGGTGCAGCTGTGGGTCAACCTGCCGGCCAAGGACAAAATGGCTGCGCCCGGCTACCAGACCATTCTCGACGGCGATATTCCCAATATCGCGCTGAAGGACGATGCCGGCCGGCTGCGGCTGATCGCCGGTGAGTTCGAGGGGCAGAAAGGCCCGTCGCACACCTTCACGCCGATCGATGTCTGGGACCTGCGGTTGCACGCCGGCAAGTTGCTGACACTGGATCTGCACGAAGGGCGCAACACCGCGCTGGTGCTGTTGAAAGGTTCGGTGACGATCAACGGTGCGCAAACGGCGGGTGTCGGGCAGTTGGTGCTGTTCGAGCGCGACGGTCGTCAGTTGACCCTTGAGGTCAGTGAAGACGCAGTGGTGTTGCTGCTCAGCGGCGAGCCGATCGACGAACCGATTGTCGGCCATGGCCCGTTCGTGATGAACACCGAGCAGGAAATTCATCAGGCATTCGCCGACTTCCAGTCCGGGCGTTTTGGCCAAATGCACGGGTAA
- a CDS encoding mechanosensitive ion channel domain-containing protein, protein MLSFLTEHPLFCALILILLDLGLWRLISSRGSEWKLLVRVLIFSLFSVLLFNEGLNPMEPAPWADNVPLHLAATGLQIGWWLFGARTLTVLIGAVMMQRVGHTGRLLQDLLGAVIFLIAIIAALAYVLDLPVKGVLATSGALAIIVGLALQSTLSDVFSGIVLNTTKPYQIDDWISIDGTEGRVIDIDWRATRLQTSQGSMAVIPNSLAAKAKIINFSRPSNMFGVAVSVQVSPHARPNTVIDALERAMQGCRPLLDNPSPSVALKSSSSAGAEYEISGFVSSMDQKRSVRNQLFDLAYRHLQASGINLLSSVEPIVAGNLSRPRALLDSSPIFSTLRQEEKDTFSQNMTLQTFRAGETILDAGEVSDHLFIIESGVVSVTLTRHGSPFESGRMGPGEVIGEAGILSDSSVPATFAAKTFCALYRIEKTYLKPCLDARHDINEAMKALLDYRLHKAQSLTQDVPTVVAKTGFLHWLRNRV, encoded by the coding sequence ATGTTGTCTTTTTTGACCGAACATCCGTTGTTTTGCGCGTTGATCCTGATCCTCCTCGATCTCGGGTTGTGGCGCCTGATCAGCTCCCGTGGCAGCGAGTGGAAGCTGCTGGTGCGGGTACTGATTTTCAGCCTGTTCAGCGTGCTGTTGTTCAACGAAGGCCTGAATCCGATGGAGCCGGCGCCGTGGGCCGACAACGTGCCGCTGCACCTGGCGGCGACCGGGTTGCAGATCGGCTGGTGGCTGTTCGGCGCGCGCACCCTGACCGTGCTGATCGGCGCGGTGATGATGCAGCGCGTCGGGCACACCGGACGGCTGTTGCAGGATCTGCTCGGTGCGGTGATTTTCCTGATCGCGATTATCGCGGCACTGGCCTATGTGCTGGATCTGCCGGTCAAAGGTGTGTTGGCGACGTCCGGGGCCTTGGCGATCATTGTCGGTCTGGCGTTGCAGAGCACCTTGAGCGACGTGTTCTCCGGGATCGTGCTCAACACCACCAAGCCCTATCAGATCGATGACTGGATCTCGATCGATGGCACCGAAGGCCGGGTCATCGACATCGACTGGCGCGCCACGCGTCTGCAGACCAGTCAGGGCAGCATGGCGGTGATTCCCAACTCGCTGGCGGCCAAGGCCAAGATCATCAACTTCAGTCGTCCGAGCAACATGTTCGGGGTGGCCGTCAGTGTCCAGGTCAGCCCGCATGCCCGGCCCAATACGGTGATCGATGCGCTGGAGCGGGCGATGCAGGGCTGCCGCCCGCTGCTGGACAATCCCTCGCCAAGTGTCGCGCTGAAAAGCTCCAGCAGCGCCGGCGCGGAATATGAAATCAGCGGTTTTGTCTCGTCGATGGATCAGAAGCGCTCAGTGCGCAATCAGCTGTTCGATCTGGCTTACCGGCATCTGCAGGCATCCGGGATCAATCTGTTGTCGAGTGTCGAACCGATCGTCGCCGGCAACCTCTCGCGGCCGCGGGCGCTGCTCGACAGTTCGCCGATTTTCTCCACGCTGCGCCAGGAAGAGAAAGACACCTTCAGCCAGAACATGACCCTGCAAACCTTCCGTGCCGGCGAGACGATCCTCGACGCCGGGGAGGTCAGCGATCATTTGTTCATCATCGAATCGGGCGTGGTCAGCGTGACCTTGACTCGCCATGGCAGCCCGTTCGAATCCGGGCGCATGGGGCCGGGGGAGGTGATCGGCGAGGCCGGCATCCTCTCCGATTCGTCGGTGCCGGCGACCTTTGCGGCGAAAACCTTCTGTGCGCTGTACCGCATCGAGAAGACCTACCTGAAGCCGTGCCTGGATGCCCGACACGACATCAATGAGGCGATGAAGGCCTTGCTCGATTATCGCCTGCACAAGGCCCAGAGCCTGACCCAGGACGTGCCGACCGTGGTGGCGAAAACCGGGTTCCTGCACTGGTTGCGCAATCGGGTGTGA
- a CDS encoding carboxymuconolactone decarboxylase family protein, protein MKARTDFYTASPDALKAMIALETAVSKLPLEKTLVELVKLRASQINGCAFCIDMHTADAIKGGETPRRLFAVTAWREAPFFTERERAALLWTESLTQLSLTHAPDEDYDIVAAQFTPKEMVDLSVAISTINSWNRLAVGFRKTPQL, encoded by the coding sequence ATGAAAGCTCGTACCGATTTCTACACCGCCTCCCCAGACGCCCTGAAAGCGATGATCGCCCTGGAAACCGCGGTCTCGAAACTGCCGCTGGAAAAGACCCTGGTCGAACTGGTCAAGCTGCGCGCTTCGCAGATCAACGGCTGCGCATTCTGCATCGACATGCACACCGCTGACGCGATCAAGGGCGGCGAAACCCCGCGTCGACTGTTCGCCGTCACCGCGTGGCGTGAAGCGCCGTTCTTCACCGAGCGCGAACGCGCTGCGCTGCTGTGGACCGAATCGCTGACCCAGCTGAGCCTGACCCACGCCCCGGACGAAGACTACGACATCGTCGCGGCGCAATTCACGCCCAAGGAAATGGTCGACCTGAGCGTGGCGATCAGCACCATCAACAGCTGGAACCGTCTGGCGGTGGGCTTCCGCAAAACCCCACAGCTCTGA
- a CDS encoding DHA2 family efflux MFS transporter permease subunit: protein MSTALTAPAQPFNAADMATATKVFAFATMCIGMFIALLDIQIVSASLRDIGGGLSAGTDETAWVQTSYLIAEIIVIPLSGWLSRVFSTRWLFCASAVGFTLASLLCGVAWNIQSMIAFRALQGFLGGSMIPLVFTTAFFFFSGKQRVIAAATIGAVASLAPTLGPVIGGWITDISSWHWLFYINLVPGIFVAVAVPMLVKIDQPELSLLKGADYLSMVFLALFLGCLEYTLEEGPRWNWFSDQTILTTAWISGLAGLAFIGRTLHVANPIVDLRALKDRNFALGCFFSFVTGIGLFATIYLTPLFLGRVRGYSALDIGLAVFSTGVFQIMAIPLYAFLANRMDLRWIMMIGLGLFAVSMWEFSPITHDWGSGQLMLPQALRGIAQQLAVPPAVTLTLGGLAPARLKHASGLFNLMRNLGGAIGIAACATILNDRTNLHFTRLAEHLNSSNEAMNQWLAQVGGNLATQGQSGDVGVTAGLRQLWLLTYREAQTQTYGDTFLMIMLCFIIATAMVPLMRKVQPPAAPSADAH, encoded by the coding sequence ATGAGCACCGCCCTCACCGCCCCGGCGCAACCGTTCAACGCCGCCGACATGGCCACCGCGACCAAAGTGTTCGCCTTCGCCACGATGTGCATCGGCATGTTCATCGCGCTGCTGGACATCCAGATCGTCTCGGCGTCGCTGCGTGACATCGGCGGCGGACTCTCGGCCGGCACCGACGAAACCGCGTGGGTGCAGACCAGTTACCTGATCGCCGAAATCATCGTGATCCCGCTGTCGGGCTGGCTGTCGCGGGTGTTCTCCACACGCTGGCTGTTCTGCGCCTCGGCGGTCGGTTTTACTCTGGCCAGCCTGCTCTGCGGCGTGGCCTGGAATATCCAGAGCATGATCGCCTTTCGCGCGCTGCAAGGCTTTCTCGGCGGTTCGATGATCCCGCTGGTGTTCACCACCGCGTTCTTTTTCTTCAGCGGTAAACAACGGGTGATTGCCGCCGCGACCATCGGTGCCGTAGCGTCGCTGGCGCCGACGTTGGGGCCGGTGATCGGTGGCTGGATCACCGACATTTCATCGTGGCACTGGCTGTTCTACATCAATCTGGTGCCGGGGATTTTCGTCGCCGTGGCCGTGCCGATGCTGGTGAAGATCGACCAGCCGGAGCTGTCGCTGCTCAAGGGTGCGGACTACCTGAGCATGGTGTTTCTTGCGCTGTTTCTCGGCTGCCTGGAATACACCCTCGAAGAAGGCCCGCGCTGGAACTGGTTCAGCGATCAAACGATTCTGACCACGGCATGGATCAGCGGTCTGGCGGGTCTGGCCTTCATCGGACGCACCTTGCACGTGGCCAACCCGATCGTCGATCTACGCGCGCTCAAGGATCGCAACTTTGCCTTGGGTTGTTTCTTTTCCTTTGTCACCGGGATCGGCCTGTTCGCAACGATTTACCTGACTCCGCTGTTTCTTGGACGGGTGCGTGGCTATAGCGCGCTAGACATTGGTCTGGCGGTTTTTTCCACCGGGGTGTTCCAGATCATGGCGATTCCGCTGTATGCCTTTCTCGCCAATCGCATGGATTTGCGCTGGATCATGATGATCGGCCTGGGCCTGTTTGCCGTGTCGATGTGGGAATTCAGTCCGATCACCCACGACTGGGGTTCCGGCCAGTTGATGCTACCGCAAGCGCTGCGCGGGATCGCCCAGCAACTGGCGGTGCCGCCGGCAGTGACACTGACTCTGGGAGGTTTGGCACCGGCGCGCTTGAAGCACGCTTCGGGGCTGTTCAACCTGATGCGCAATCTGGGCGGGGCGATCGGGATTGCCGCGTGCGCGACCATTCTCAATGACCGCACCAACCTGCACTTCACCCGCTTGGCCGAGCATCTGAACAGCAGCAACGAGGCGATGAATCAGTGGCTGGCGCAGGTCGGTGGCAATCTGGCGACACAGGGTCAGAGTGGTGACGTCGGCGTCACCGCAGGCCTGCGTCAACTGTGGCTGCTGACCTACCGCGAGGCGCAGACCCAGACCTACGGCGATACCTTTTTGATGATCATGCTGTGCTTCATCATTGCCACGGCGATGGTGCCCTTGATGCGCAAGGTACAACCACCGGCCGCGCCGAGTGCAGATGCGCATTGA
- a CDS encoding HlyD family secretion protein, translating to MTSMPTVEPDLYAPVTPAKPPLRKRLLLTGSGLVALVVVGVYASHWWGTGRFLEETDDAYIGGDVTVIGPKVAGYIEEVLVSDNQSVKAGDVLIRLDARDYRANLAKAEGAVAAEEALLANLDATEQLQQAVIGQARAGIDAAGAETARSRDDNARYKRLVSTNAVSVESAQRADATFKTAQALSARAQAELLAAQRQLAVIDTQKQQARAALQQARAERDLAQLNLGYTELRAPVDGVIGNRRARVGAYAQAGSQQLSVVPASGLWVDANFKEDQLARMKPGQRVSIRADVLSGQEFHGRLDSLAPATGSQFSVLPPENATGNFTKIVQRVPVRILLDPADGVLGHLRPGLSVTAEVDTRAQAETSAVAVAP from the coding sequence ATGACCAGCATGCCAACCGTTGAGCCAGACCTGTATGCCCCGGTCACCCCCGCCAAGCCGCCACTGCGCAAACGCCTGCTGCTGACCGGCTCTGGCTTGGTCGCGCTGGTCGTGGTCGGCGTTTACGCCAGTCATTGGTGGGGCACCGGGCGTTTTCTTGAAGAGACTGACGATGCCTACATCGGTGGCGACGTGACGGTGATCGGGCCGAAGGTCGCCGGTTACATCGAAGAAGTGCTGGTCAGCGACAACCAATCGGTCAAGGCCGGCGACGTGCTGATCCGCCTCGATGCGCGCGACTATCGTGCCAATCTCGCCAAAGCCGAAGGCGCCGTTGCCGCCGAGGAGGCGCTGCTGGCCAACCTCGACGCCACTGAACAACTGCAGCAAGCAGTGATCGGCCAGGCCCGCGCCGGCATCGATGCCGCCGGTGCCGAAACCGCACGCTCGCGGGATGACAATGCGCGCTACAAACGCCTGGTCAGCACCAATGCCGTGTCGGTGGAAAGTGCCCAGCGCGCCGACGCCACCTTCAAGACCGCTCAGGCCCTGAGTGCGCGTGCCCAGGCCGAACTGCTCGCCGCACAGCGCCAACTGGCGGTGATCGACACTCAGAAACAACAGGCCCGCGCCGCCCTGCAACAGGCCCGCGCCGAGCGTGATCTGGCGCAGTTGAATCTCGGCTACACCGAACTGCGCGCGCCGGTTGATGGCGTGATCGGCAACCGCCGCGCGCGGGTCGGCGCCTATGCCCAGGCCGGTTCGCAACAGTTGTCGGTGGTGCCGGCCAGCGGTCTGTGGGTCGATGCCAATTTCAAGGAGGATCAACTGGCGCGGATGAAACCCGGGCAACGGGTGAGCATCCGTGCCGACGTGCTCTCCGGCCAGGAATTCCACGGCCGCCTCGACAGCCTCGCCCCGGCCACCGGCTCGCAATTCAGCGTGCTACCGCCGGAGAACGCCACCGGCAACTTCACCAAAATCGTCCAGCGGGTGCCGGTGCGAATCCTCCTCGATCCGGCTGATGGCGTGCTCGGCCATCTGCGGCCGGGGCTGTCGGTCACCGCTGAAGTCGACACCCGCGCACAAGCCGAAACCAGCGCCGTGGCCGTCGCTCCATGA